From the genome of Hymenobacter cellulosilyticus, one region includes:
- a CDS encoding enoyl-CoA hydratase/isomerase family protein: protein MDNMPTQELEALRYIRYETRDAIGYITLNRPDKRNALSYDVVSELKEAFEFAEEDESCKVIVLRAEGSAFCAGADLGYIQELQGFGYTDNLADSTHLMQLFHQIYTLKKVVIGQVQGHALAGGCGLATICDFAFAVPEAKFGYTEVKIGFLPAIVSVFLVRKIGEARTKQLLLTGDVISAQAAADFGLVNFLVSKEELAEKVYEFARRLCVENSGQSMELTKEMLARIPEMALEDSLRYAAQMNAEARGSLDCRRGIAAFLSKEKITWDN from the coding sequence ATGGATAATATGCCTACCCAGGAGCTAGAAGCGCTGCGCTACATTCGCTACGAAACGCGCGACGCCATCGGCTACATCACCCTCAATCGTCCTGATAAACGCAATGCCCTTAGCTACGACGTGGTGTCGGAGCTTAAGGAGGCTTTTGAGTTTGCCGAGGAAGATGAATCATGCAAAGTAATCGTGCTGCGGGCCGAAGGGTCAGCCTTCTGTGCCGGCGCCGATCTGGGCTACATCCAAGAGCTGCAGGGCTTTGGCTACACTGATAACCTGGCTGATTCCACGCACCTGATGCAGCTGTTTCACCAGATTTATACCCTTAAAAAAGTGGTTATCGGGCAGGTGCAGGGCCACGCGCTGGCTGGTGGCTGCGGTCTGGCTACCATCTGCGACTTTGCCTTTGCCGTACCCGAAGCCAAGTTTGGCTACACGGAAGTAAAAATTGGCTTTCTGCCCGCCATTGTGAGCGTATTTCTCGTGCGCAAAATAGGGGAGGCCCGTACCAAGCAGCTCCTGCTCACTGGGGACGTTATTTCGGCCCAGGCCGCGGCCGATTTTGGCTTGGTCAATTTCCTGGTATCCAAAGAGGAACTGGCCGAAAAGGTATATGAATTTGCCCGCCGGCTGTGCGTCGAGAATTCCGGGCAGAGCATGGAGCTGACCAAGGAAATGCTGGCCCGTATTCCGGAAATGGCCCTTGAGGACAGTCTTCGCTACGCCGCCCAAATGAACGCCGAGGCCCGCGGCTCCCTCGACTGCCGCCGCGGTATTGCCGCTTTCCTGAGCAAAGAAAAGATTACCTGGGACAACTAA
- a CDS encoding ComEC/Rec2 family competence protein, translating into MAGGAGWYPGIGAARLGRSRPRYGDIWLVRGGPAPAKAPLNPGEFDYRRYLSYHQVYHQQFIHPDQYQLLALQPPSYLKAVSMRAARVLDGVFRQYVREKREYALASALVLGIKDEVDQDTKQAYASTGTTHIMAVSGLQVGLLFTLVTWLLQRLFGGTRGFRFWSAGVGLVVIWSYAFLTGLSASVLRAAVMFTFVILARASGRQSNMYNTLAVAAFCLLCYDPYLLVDVGFQLSFLAVLSIVYLQPRIADKLDFKDQAAARIRPWQPLAVQKSWKVAGWTADWIWQATALSLAAQVATFPLGLFYFHQFPLSFLASNLVAVPISSLAVYVGLGLLMVKGLVAVGGLFLPATVVSVLDWLPKLLGKLFETMIWLFNEYIFWIGRTMPGALIQNVHVTPLQAWLIFAMILALLTFLAVKRLPWLGLACTLMAVFAGTRVWAARTLATDEELIIYSIPRRSVCGFWQGAAAHIVTVDSLPLSETERTYRIVPGIIQREARRVIYHTGWQPAPVPTAQPTPHVTVAVWRGLRLAFVSGQIDAARQATPVQVIILRRNAWVKPSELAQLFGPGLGLFSILPANPGTLPGRILCCKLLDFRPMTLLAKARLSSGRGHWSAHRGR; encoded by the coding sequence GTGGCAGGCGGCGCTGGGTGGTATCCGGGTATCGGTGCCGCGCGACTCGGGCGTAGCCGCCCCCGCTACGGCGACATATGGCTAGTACGGGGTGGCCCGGCGCCGGCCAAAGCCCCGCTCAACCCCGGCGAGTTTGACTACCGCCGCTACTTGAGCTACCACCAGGTGTACCACCAGCAGTTTATTCACCCCGACCAGTACCAACTGCTGGCCTTGCAGCCGCCTTCGTATCTGAAGGCTGTCAGCATGCGGGCCGCCCGGGTACTCGACGGGGTTTTCCGGCAGTACGTGCGCGAAAAGCGCGAATACGCCCTGGCCTCGGCCCTGGTGCTGGGCATCAAAGACGAAGTGGATCAGGACACCAAGCAGGCCTACGCCAGCACCGGCACCACGCACATCATGGCCGTGTCGGGTCTGCAGGTGGGCTTGCTGTTTACGCTGGTGACGTGGCTGCTGCAACGGCTTTTCGGCGGCACCCGCGGGTTTCGGTTTTGGTCGGCGGGCGTGGGGCTGGTTGTTATCTGGAGCTACGCCTTTCTGACGGGCTTGTCGGCTTCCGTGCTGCGGGCGGCCGTGATGTTCACCTTCGTGATTCTGGCCCGGGCCTCGGGGCGGCAAAGCAATATGTACAACACGCTGGCCGTAGCGGCATTTTGCCTGCTCTGCTACGACCCGTACCTGCTGGTGGACGTTGGTTTTCAACTTTCCTTTTTGGCGGTGCTCAGCATCGTCTACCTGCAGCCCCGCATTGCCGACAAGCTCGATTTCAAGGACCAAGCCGCGGCCCGAATCCGGCCCTGGCAGCCCTTGGCGGTGCAAAAATCCTGGAAGGTCGCCGGCTGGACGGCCGACTGGATCTGGCAGGCCACGGCGCTGTCGTTGGCCGCGCAGGTTGCTACGTTTCCGCTGGGCCTGTTTTATTTTCACCAGTTTCCGCTCAGCTTTCTGGCTTCCAACCTCGTGGCCGTGCCCATTTCCTCTTTGGCCGTGTACGTGGGCCTGGGCCTGCTCATGGTCAAGGGTCTGGTGGCAGTGGGCGGTTTATTTTTGCCCGCAACGGTGGTTTCCGTGCTCGATTGGCTGCCCAAGCTCCTTGGTAAGCTGTTCGAAACAATGATTTGGCTTTTCAACGAGTACATCTTCTGGATTGGTCGCACCATGCCTGGGGCCCTGATTCAGAACGTGCACGTGACGCCCCTGCAGGCTTGGCTGATTTTTGCCATGATTCTGGCCCTGCTAACGTTTCTGGCCGTCAAGCGGCTGCCGTGGCTGGGGCTGGCCTGCACCCTGATGGCCGTGTTTGCCGGCACCCGGGTGTGGGCCGCCCGCACCCTTGCCACCGATGAGGAGCTGATAATCTACAGTATTCCGCGCCGCTCGGTGTGCGGTTTCTGGCAGGGCGCTGCCGCCCATATTGTTACCGTCGACTCCTTGCCGCTTTCAGAAACGGAGCGGACTTACCGCATTGTGCCAGGTATTATTCAGCGCGAAGCCCGGCGCGTAATCTACCACACGGGCTGGCAGCCGGCGCCCGTGCCCACGGCTCAGCCCACACCCCACGTAACGGTGGCCGTGTGGCGCGGCCTGCGGCTGGCCTTCGTGAGCGGCCAAATAGATGCGGCCCGGCAGGCTACTCCGGTACAGGTAATTATACTGCGCCGCAATGCCTGGGTGAAGCCCAGCGAGTTAGCTCAGCTGTTTGGCCCGGGGCTCGGGTTATTTTCGATTCTTCCTGCAAATCCTGGTACGTTGCCCGGCAGGATTCTTTGCTGCAAGCTGCTGGATTTCAGACCCATGACGTTACTAGCCAAGGCGCGTTTATCATCCGGTCGCGGCCACTGGTCGGCTCATCGGGGGCGCTGA
- a CDS encoding helix-turn-helix domain-containing protein yields MKPNSLEEFYTTFNSGTDVAPEALLPPDIQREVGHFNVFRVADLIAGYRHRPPMTFDRRAFYKISLIRGRSRVENADKVVDIARNGLWFATSRVPYRWRPQDLDQTGYFCIFTDEFLLPAKSGVVLEELPIFQPGAYPVLEVTDADYAAIEGIFQRMTLEINSTYAYKYDLLRTYLLELIHFGQKLQPAPALAHTPNAAARVTALFAELLERQFPLETPQQQLRLRTAKDYADHLAVHVNHLNRVLKETTGRTTTALIGSRVAQEAKILLKQTNWNISEIADSLGFADVAHFCNFFKRQTGLPPGAFRE; encoded by the coding sequence ATGAAGCCCAACTCGCTCGAAGAATTCTACACTACGTTTAATTCCGGCACTGATGTAGCGCCCGAAGCCTTGCTGCCACCGGATATTCAGCGGGAAGTGGGCCATTTCAACGTCTTCCGCGTGGCCGATCTGATAGCCGGCTACCGGCACCGGCCGCCGATGACGTTTGACCGGCGGGCCTTCTACAAAATCAGCCTGATCCGGGGGCGTAGCCGGGTTGAGAATGCCGATAAAGTAGTAGACATTGCCCGCAACGGCCTGTGGTTTGCCACTTCCCGCGTGCCCTACCGGTGGCGGCCCCAGGACTTAGACCAAACCGGGTACTTCTGCATCTTCACCGACGAGTTTTTGCTGCCCGCCAAGAGCGGCGTGGTGCTGGAGGAACTGCCGATTTTTCAGCCGGGCGCTTATCCGGTGCTGGAAGTAACGGACGCCGATTATGCGGCCATCGAGGGTATTTTTCAAAGAATGACGCTGGAAATCAACTCCACCTATGCCTATAAGTACGACCTGCTGCGCACCTACCTGCTGGAGCTGATTCACTTCGGGCAGAAGCTGCAGCCGGCTCCGGCCCTGGCGCATACGCCCAATGCCGCGGCGCGGGTAACGGCGCTGTTTGCCGAGCTGCTGGAACGACAGTTTCCGCTCGAAACTCCGCAGCAGCAGTTACGACTGCGCACGGCCAAGGACTATGCCGACCACCTGGCCGTCCACGTCAACCACCTCAACCGGGTGCTAAAGGAAACCACGGGCCGCACTACCACTGCCCTGATTGGGAGCCGGGTGGCGCAGGAAGCCAAAATCCTGCTGAAGCAAACCAACTGGAACATCTCCGAAATAGCCGACAGCCTGGGCTTTGCCGACGTAGCCCACTTCTGTAATTTCTTCAAGCGGCAAACCGGTCTGCCCCCCGGCGCTTTTCGCGAATAA
- a CDS encoding sigma-70 family RNA polymerase sigma factor, translated as MTSLEFTDQVQKISYSLKPVAMNLTRDADDAKDLVQETLLKAMLNKDKFKAGTNLKAWLYTIMRNTFINNYNKITKRNSNIDSTEYFQYFNTDENYITHNGATSDFVVTDINEAISNLSADYRTPFMMYYIGYKYLEIAEKLQIPIGTVKNRIHIARKELKDALKVYAPGV; from the coding sequence ATGACCTCTTTGGAATTCACCGATCAAGTACAAAAGATTTCTTACTCTCTGAAGCCCGTGGCCATGAACCTGACTCGCGACGCTGACGATGCCAAGGACCTGGTCCAGGAAACTCTGCTCAAAGCCATGCTAAACAAGGACAAGTTTAAGGCGGGCACCAATTTGAAGGCGTGGTTGTACACCATCATGCGCAACACCTTCATTAACAACTACAATAAGATTACCAAGCGCAATAGCAATATTGACAGCACCGAGTATTTTCAGTATTTCAATACCGACGAAAACTATATCACCCACAACGGAGCCACTTCTGACTTCGTGGTAACGGACATCAACGAGGCTATTTCCAACCTCTCAGCCGACTACCGTACGCCGTTCATGATGTACTACATTGGCTACAAGTACCTGGAAATTGCTGAGAAGCTGCAGATTCCGATTGGAACGGTGAAGAACCGGATTCACATAGCCCGCAAGGAGCTGAAAGACGCGCTGAAAGTGTACGCTCCCGGCGTGTAA
- a CDS encoding MerR family transcriptional regulator, translated as MGQFSISDLENISGIKAHTIRMWEQRYGILQPVRTHTNIRTYCDNDLRRLLNVATLCGQGHRISKVAQLSEQELASAVIACCENPHDYSRQINSLLAATLEMNEPQICKLLGGAAQQLGFEQAIMRVVYPFLQRIGILWQTGSINPAQEHLVTNIIRQKIVAATDQLPPVNPKDARRWVLFLPEGELHELALLFMNYALRARTQHVLYLGQNLPESELTAVCQTYEPHAICTVLTAVPERGRCKLTSTTWPNYALVPCSFSTVP; from the coding sequence GTGGGACAATTTTCAATCAGCGACCTGGAGAATATCTCCGGCATCAAGGCGCATACCATCCGAATGTGGGAGCAGCGCTACGGCATTCTGCAGCCGGTTCGCACGCACACCAACATCCGGACGTATTGCGACAACGACCTGCGCCGTTTGTTGAACGTGGCCACTCTTTGCGGACAGGGGCACCGTATATCCAAAGTAGCCCAGCTAAGTGAGCAGGAACTGGCCTCGGCCGTTATTGCCTGCTGCGAAAACCCGCACGACTACAGCCGGCAGATCAACTCCCTGCTGGCCGCAACGCTGGAGATGAACGAGCCCCAGATCTGCAAGCTGCTCGGTGGGGCCGCGCAGCAGCTAGGGTTTGAGCAGGCCATAATGCGCGTGGTATATCCCTTTTTGCAGCGCATCGGCATCTTGTGGCAAACCGGCAGCATCAACCCTGCTCAGGAACATCTGGTTACCAATATCATCCGGCAGAAAATTGTGGCTGCTACCGACCAGCTGCCCCCGGTAAATCCCAAAGACGCCCGGCGTTGGGTGCTGTTTTTACCCGAGGGTGAGCTGCACGAGCTGGCCCTGCTGTTTATGAACTACGCCTTGCGGGCCCGTACCCAGCACGTGTTGTATCTGGGGCAAAACCTGCCGGAGTCGGAGCTGACAGCCGTGTGCCAGACCTATGAGCCCCACGCCATTTGTACAGTGCTGACGGCCGTGCCTGAGCGGGGCAGGTGCAAGCTTACATCAACCACCTGGCCGAATTATGCGCTGGTGCCATGCTCGTTCTCTACGGTCCCCTGA
- a CDS encoding sterol desaturase family protein, giving the protein MTTWAAVAVTTATFLGMEFVAWFMHKYVLHGALWFLHRSHHVRHPHHFERNDFFFLFYGALSMGGIMYGSDEKSWPFWVGIGIAAYGTVYFFVHDVLIHGRLRFWRKSSNKYLRALNMAHKMHHKTTGRDGSEEFGMLWVSPKYLELARRKPAPVRSGKTVITSSNS; this is encoded by the coding sequence ATGACAACGTGGGCAGCCGTGGCCGTCACGACGGCTACTTTCCTGGGAATGGAGTTTGTCGCCTGGTTTATGCACAAGTATGTGCTGCATGGTGCGCTGTGGTTTTTGCACCGCTCGCACCACGTGCGGCATCCCCATCATTTTGAGCGCAACGACTTTTTCTTCCTGTTTTACGGGGCGCTTTCCATGGGCGGCATTATGTACGGCTCAGATGAGAAAAGCTGGCCTTTCTGGGTGGGCATCGGCATTGCGGCCTACGGCACGGTATACTTTTTTGTGCACGACGTGCTGATTCATGGGCGGCTTCGGTTCTGGCGCAAGTCGAGCAACAAGTACCTGCGCGCCCTGAACATGGCTCATAAGATGCACCACAAAACCACCGGCCGCGACGGTTCGGAGGAATTTGGCATGCTGTGGGTTTCGCCGAAGTATCTGGAGCTGGCCCGCCGTAAACCGGCACCCGTGCGGTCGGGCAAAACCGTAATTACCTCATCAAATTCGTAG
- a CDS encoding putative quinol monooxygenase, with amino-acid sequence MLTRIVRMTFQPEKVADFLAIFRDSENKIRNMPGCQHLELWQDADMPNVYCTHSHWNSADDLNNYRRSALFGQVWPTTKALFAAPPLAFSVYPAGPDSTSTPRPTS; translated from the coding sequence ATGCTTACCCGTATTGTGCGCATGACTTTCCAGCCGGAAAAAGTAGCCGATTTCCTGGCCATATTTCGGGACTCGGAAAATAAAATCCGGAATATGCCCGGCTGCCAGCATTTAGAGCTCTGGCAGGATGCCGACATGCCCAACGTGTATTGCACCCACAGCCACTGGAACTCGGCCGACGACCTGAACAACTACCGCCGCTCGGCGCTGTTTGGGCAAGTGTGGCCCACTACCAAGGCCCTGTTTGCCGCCCCACCCCTGGCCTTCTCCGTATACCCTGCGGGCCCGGACTCCACTTCTACTCCCCGGCCCACTAGCTGA
- a CDS encoding GNAT family N-acetyltransferase yields MITAEPVSDLRDLDAAFTIRETVFVHEQGVPADAEYDVHDRTDARHYLARATDGTPCGAARWRTTDNGVKLERFAVLEAFRNQAVGSALLKRVLEDVQAAHPEATVYLNAQLRAIPFYERHGFSKVGDQFTECDIEHFKMIWNKPG; encoded by the coding sequence ATGATTACCGCCGAGCCCGTTTCTGACCTGCGCGACCTTGACGCCGCTTTTACCATCCGCGAAACTGTATTTGTGCACGAGCAAGGCGTGCCCGCCGATGCCGAGTACGACGTGCACGACCGCACCGACGCCCGGCACTACCTGGCCCGGGCTACTGACGGCACGCCTTGCGGAGCCGCCCGCTGGCGCACCACCGACAACGGCGTAAAGCTGGAGCGTTTCGCCGTGTTGGAAGCTTTTCGCAATCAGGCTGTGGGCAGCGCGCTCCTCAAACGAGTGTTGGAAGACGTGCAGGCTGCGCACCCCGAAGCTACCGTGTACCTAAATGCTCAGCTGCGGGCTATTCCATTCTATGAGCGGCACGGCTTCAGCAAGGTCGGAGACCAGTTCACGGAGTGCGACATTGAGCACTTCAAGATGATCTGGAACAAGCCAGGGTAA
- a CDS encoding fatty acid desaturase: MPQTALQPIPQTTRVKPAPLGYTGVGIALVIVGCWAGLLTFLLAFYRPDWGTPWPYLLVLVQMHLYTGLFITAHDAMHGVVSPNQRLNTALGAVCAFLFAFNWYPRLLPKHHQHHRHVGTEADPDFHNGRHPGFLPWLLRFALNYVTWWQIALMGLTYNLLKLAFPMPNVIAFWMVPAVLATVQLFFFGTYLPHRGEHAPENAHKSRTQLRHHLWAFVSCYFFGYHYEHHDQPYLPWWRLWRTKEA, encoded by the coding sequence ATGCCCCAAACAGCGTTACAGCCCATTCCTCAAACCACGCGGGTGAAACCAGCCCCGTTAGGGTACACGGGCGTAGGCATTGCGCTGGTTATTGTTGGGTGCTGGGCCGGGCTGCTTACGTTTCTGTTGGCTTTTTACCGTCCCGACTGGGGTACTCCCTGGCCTTATTTGCTGGTTCTGGTGCAGATGCACTTATACACCGGCCTGTTTATTACCGCCCACGATGCTATGCACGGCGTAGTTAGCCCAAACCAGCGGTTGAATACGGCTCTTGGTGCGGTTTGCGCCTTTCTGTTTGCCTTCAACTGGTATCCACGGCTGTTGCCCAAGCATCATCAGCACCACCGCCACGTGGGCACCGAGGCCGACCCAGACTTTCACAACGGCCGGCACCCCGGCTTTCTGCCCTGGCTACTGCGCTTTGCCCTCAACTACGTAACCTGGTGGCAGATTGCCCTAATGGGGCTGACCTATAATCTGTTGAAGCTGGCCTTCCCCATGCCCAATGTCATTGCCTTCTGGATGGTCCCGGCAGTTTTGGCTACGGTGCAGCTTTTCTTTTTCGGGACGTATTTGCCGCACCGCGGCGAGCATGCCCCGGAGAATGCGCATAAGTCGCGCACCCAGTTGCGGCATCATCTATGGGCTTTTGTTAGCTGCTACTTTTTTGGCTACCATTACGAGCACCACGACCAGCCCTATCTGCCGTGGTGGCGATTATGGCGCACGAAGGAAGCCTGA
- a CDS encoding 4-hydroxy-3-methylbut-2-enyl diphosphate reductase, with translation MPHHLSVRIDPNSGFCFGVIYAIQMAEDILDEQGYLYCLGDIVHNDEEVQRLEQRGLRIIDYDVFARLREEKVLIRAHGEPPSTYQTALENDLTLIDASCPVVLKLQNRIKTSYDKQEKIFIYGKHGHAEVRGLLGQTSGNAVVFENLDELLSHELPANITLYSQTTKSTDSFYRIKGELEHRGYAVNPNDTICRQVSNRDKDLRKFAAQYDQVVFVSGTKSSNGKVLYQVCKDTNPNTHFISKVEELCPTQFQPGQSVGICGATSTPMWLMEDVRDALLAM, from the coding sequence ATGCCGCACCACCTGAGCGTCCGTATTGACCCCAATTCCGGTTTCTGTTTCGGCGTAATCTATGCCATTCAGATGGCAGAGGATATTCTAGATGAGCAGGGCTACCTGTATTGCCTGGGCGACATTGTGCACAACGATGAAGAGGTGCAACGCCTGGAGCAGCGCGGCCTGCGCATTATCGATTACGACGTCTTTGCCCGGCTGCGCGAGGAAAAAGTGCTGATCAGGGCCCACGGGGAGCCGCCTAGCACCTATCAGACGGCTTTGGAAAACGACCTGACTCTGATTGATGCTTCCTGCCCGGTCGTGCTTAAGCTGCAGAACCGTATCAAGACCAGCTACGACAAGCAGGAGAAAATCTTCATCTACGGCAAGCACGGGCATGCGGAGGTTCGCGGCCTGCTGGGCCAGACCAGCGGCAACGCCGTCGTGTTTGAGAATCTGGACGAGCTGTTGAGCCATGAATTGCCGGCTAATATTACGCTCTACAGCCAAACCACGAAAAGCACCGACAGTTTCTACCGCATCAAGGGTGAGTTGGAGCACCGTGGCTACGCCGTAAACCCCAACGACACGATTTGCCGGCAGGTAAGCAACCGTGACAAAGACCTGCGTAAGTTTGCTGCGCAGTATGACCAGGTCGTGTTCGTGTCGGGTACCAAGAGCAGCAACGGCAAAGTGCTTTACCAGGTCTGCAAGGACACAAATCCTAATACGCACTTTATTTCCAAAGTAGAGGAGCTGTGTCCCACGCAGTTCCAGCCCGGCCAATCGGTGGGAATCTGTGGGGCTACCAGCACGCCCATGTGGCTCATGGAAGACGTCCGCGACGCACTGTTGGCTATGTAA
- the hscB gene encoding Fe-S protein assembly co-chaperone HscB, which yields MNPDYFEFYGLPESFQPDAATLKSKYYALSREYHPDFHATATPERQQEILQLATLNTNAYRTLSHPDQRMAYILGRHGLLEEGKQELPADFLMEVMELNEQLMELEFEPDPAAVQRLEQETQNLTETLDAGIAPVLAGYEGLPADVRPQALQQIRTYYLKKRYLLRIHESLAKFATRS from the coding sequence ATGAACCCCGACTACTTCGAATTTTACGGCCTGCCCGAATCCTTTCAGCCCGACGCGGCCACGCTGAAAAGCAAATACTACGCTCTAAGCCGTGAGTACCACCCCGATTTTCACGCCACGGCCACGCCCGAGCGGCAGCAGGAGATTCTGCAGCTGGCCACGCTCAATACTAACGCCTACCGCACCCTCTCCCACCCCGATCAACGCATGGCTTACATTTTGGGCCGGCACGGACTATTGGAGGAAGGCAAGCAGGAGCTGCCCGCTGATTTTCTGATGGAAGTAATGGAGCTGAACGAGCAGCTGATGGAGCTGGAGTTTGAGCCCGACCCAGCCGCTGTACAGCGCCTAGAGCAAGAAACCCAAAATTTGACCGAAACTTTAGACGCAGGCATTGCGCCGGTTCTGGCTGGCTATGAGGGCTTACCAGCCGATGTGAGGCCTCAGGCCCTACAGCAAATCCGCACCTATTATCTGAAAAAGCGGTATTTGTTGCGTATTCACGAAAGTCTCGCTAAGTTTGCAACCCGTTCCTGA
- a CDS encoding SAM hydrolase/SAM-dependent halogenase family protein — translation MGLITFLSDFGYRDHYVAAVKARIMQLAPTQPVLDISHAVEPFNIAHALHVLDSVFRDFPKGTVHLVGVNDHGGSKGSWQAALFEDHYFVAANNGLLALLTDGKPEELVQIPAEATSSPTRDILAPAAVHLAKGGLISDLGPIATDSYQLLNRQLRLQDNRITGHVIHVDHYGNLITNISRTALEVIGRGRPCTIHFARETVRDIAAHFQAADPGDAVCIFNSQDRLCIGVNQGNAAELLGLYFDSQVDIRFPTEV, via the coding sequence ATGGGGCTGATTACGTTTCTGTCCGACTTTGGATACCGCGACCATTACGTGGCCGCGGTGAAAGCACGGATTATGCAGCTGGCGCCCACCCAACCGGTTCTGGACATCAGCCACGCTGTTGAACCCTTTAACATCGCGCACGCCTTACACGTTCTCGATTCCGTATTTCGGGACTTCCCGAAGGGCACGGTGCACCTCGTGGGCGTCAACGACCACGGCGGCAGCAAAGGCAGTTGGCAGGCCGCCCTGTTCGAGGATCATTACTTTGTGGCGGCCAATAACGGCCTGTTGGCCCTGCTTACCGACGGCAAGCCCGAGGAACTGGTCCAGATTCCGGCCGAGGCTACCTCCTCTCCCACCCGCGACATCCTGGCCCCGGCCGCCGTGCATTTAGCCAAAGGCGGTCTGATTTCCGACCTAGGGCCCATTGCAACCGACTCCTACCAACTGCTGAACCGGCAGCTGCGCCTGCAGGACAACCGCATTACTGGTCACGTCATTCACGTGGACCACTACGGTAATTTAATTACCAACATCAGCCGCACGGCCCTGGAAGTAATCGGCCGCGGCCGACCCTGCACCATTCACTTTGCCCGCGAAACCGTGCGCGACATTGCCGCCCACTTCCAGGCTGCCGATCCAGGTGATGCCGTCTGCATTTTCAACAGTCAGGACCGGCTTTGCATCGGCGTGAACCAGGGCAATGCCGCCGAACTGCTCGGCCTCTACTTCGACTCCCAAGTGGATATACGCTTCCCCACTGAGGTCTAA
- a CDS encoding PhoH family protein, with translation MVEKIITLENVSLVDFLGPDNQNIRQLAAAFPGSKIISRGNEIKIQGQTPVIARINEILSSLIEHYHQFGQITDRTVAQYLASADDEMEERQIAMTSPADVIVFGAKGGVIKAKTPNQQKLVDAVMRNDLVFALGPAGTGKTYISVALAVRALKNKEVKKIIISRPVVEAGESLGFLPGDMKEKVDPYLRPIYDALEDMIPAEKLKFYQENKIIEIAPLAYMRGRTLNNAFVLLDEAQNTTPSQLKMFLTRMGPTAKVMVNGDRSQIDLPTKQKSGLMQALDILKDVRGIGFVEMSADDVVRHRLVKEIVVAYDRHDVQEQRDQANRPVREARPYRSSNPAQAPDPARHPDARPENDGMSNLPVNHEQQL, from the coding sequence TTGGTCGAGAAAATCATCACGCTCGAAAACGTCTCTCTTGTCGACTTCCTCGGACCCGACAATCAGAACATCCGCCAGCTGGCCGCGGCCTTTCCCGGCAGCAAAATCATTTCGCGAGGCAACGAAATTAAGATTCAGGGGCAGACGCCCGTAATTGCCAGGATCAATGAAATCCTGTCGTCCCTGATTGAGCATTACCACCAATTCGGGCAAATCACTGACAGAACCGTGGCGCAATACTTGGCTTCGGCCGATGACGAGATGGAGGAGCGGCAGATTGCCATGACTTCCCCAGCCGACGTTATCGTGTTTGGGGCTAAGGGCGGCGTTATCAAGGCCAAAACCCCGAACCAGCAGAAATTAGTCGATGCCGTTATGCGCAACGACCTGGTTTTTGCCCTTGGGCCGGCCGGTACCGGCAAAACCTATATTTCGGTGGCCTTGGCCGTGCGGGCGTTGAAAAATAAGGAGGTCAAGAAAATCATCATTTCCCGTCCCGTCGTGGAAGCCGGCGAAAGCCTGGGTTTCCTGCCCGGCGACATGAAGGAGAAGGTTGACCCCTACCTGCGCCCGATTTACGACGCCCTGGAAGACATGATTCCGGCCGAAAAGCTGAAATTCTACCAGGAAAACAAGATTATCGAAATTGCCCCGCTGGCCTACATGCGCGGCCGTACGCTCAACAACGCCTTCGTGCTGCTGGATGAGGCCCAGAACACCACGCCTTCCCAGCTGAAGATGTTTTTGACCCGCATGGGCCCCACGGCGAAAGTCATGGTGAACGGTGACCGAAGCCAGATTGACCTGCCCACCAAGCAGAAGTCGGGCTTGATGCAGGCCCTGGACATCCTCAAGGACGTGCGCGGCATCGGCTTCGTGGAAATGAGTGCCGACGACGTGGTGCGTCACCGCCTGGTAAAGGAAATCGTGGTGGCTTACGACCGGCACGATGTGCAGGAGCAGCGCGACCAGGCCAACCGGCCCGTGCGTGAGGCCCGGCCCTACCGCTCGTCGAACCCGGCCCAGGCTCCCGACCCGGCCCGTCACCCCGACGCCCGGCCCGAGAATGACGGCATGAGCAATTTGCCCGTCAATCATGAGCAGCAACTGTAA